The sequence below is a genomic window from Plodia interpunctella isolate USDA-ARS_2022_Savannah chromosome 5, ilPloInte3.2, whole genome shotgun sequence.
GGATATAGTTTGTTGACAATAACGCGAGAATTTCCTggatgtattataatatattaattactttccCAAACTCAAAGtagaattaattacaaaagcctacaaaaattgtcaactacgcaacaattaaatattggtTGACAAAGCCGgaattatacctacttacatcaACAAACTAATTAATGACTACTTCCTAGATTCAGTTATAGAAATGAATATTAGTTTGTTATTTCTGTTGaccgacttgaataaaatatacatatcttACTTTCTAAACTGCCAGGCCAGcgtctaaaatataaatatacatttcattaCAGACGTCTGCGCGTGCGCTTGACTGGCAACATCTTGACCGACTGGTTGATCAACCCGGTGATCACTGTGTTCACTCTCATCTTCGACACCATGATCATGAGGATCGTGGCCGACAACATCCGCTCAGCCATCCAGGACGGCATCGACGTCGTCAACAGCGGCGTCAAGACCATCATAGAACAACTTgaatctttaaattaattatctttgTTCAATAATTAAGTCCAAAATGACTTATCTTTCCAAATAATAGAGACTGATATTTTGAGAATTTTCCTTTTATATAACGAAAGCATTTACAAGATACTATTTTCTGGATCTGGATCACAATGTTCGGAAAGTTTTAACTGCCATTTGTGGGTAGCCTCAATAGTTCAATACTTCACCGTGGGCTTATTTTAGCTAATTAAAACATAAGATGCTTTCGAAAATTTTCATGCGAATGCaatgtaattacaaaaatataattaaatggctaaaaatgaaattaagtgaataaaaactaaatgagATAGGGTGTATATTATTGACgtgattacattttattaactgCTTGAGTAGTTGTTGGTTTTTGTTATCAATTTTAGGATCTTTTACTTCACAACGATATAAACATCTGCTTTGTGGGTGTACCTTGTTTTCGAGCATTGTTATTATCTAGTAATCAAGATTCTGGCGAAGGCAAAGTGGAATGCCACCGAGTGCTATCttccattattataaacttgattaaaatcttttatgtaaaattatcagtactgattgaaaaaaaataaagataagtgtttatatctatttaaagtggtataaattaatagaaatttgaaaacaacCGATTCTGTTTTGGTTCACTGTCGAAGATGAATAATAAGAAATTGACCGCAGCGATTTTGTCCGTGTTGGTGGCAGCTGCGCAAGCAAATGTAGCAGTCAAGCCGCCGCCGGCGGCCCCGGCATTGGATGGGTGAGTCTGGCATATGGGCcttaaatatctattattaataaatcaaatttttctCGACCACTCCAATATGGATGACAGTCGTCGGAGTTTTTCTAAGGTTTACCATTAATATCACACTTCTCTGACACAGAAGAAAAGTAGTGATTACCTCTGTTTGCGTAATTTAGCCTCattaaacacaatttatttatcctcAATACTGCTATTGCAATTaattgcatttataaaatcagcAATTAGTGGGATAAGTTCCAGCATATTGCAGCGACAGACATTTACGCattaaagaataatttttagttaatttaatagcataaaaatcaaatataatacttGAATATATAACTATTCAGGATGTATTTATCATTCTTGAATTgaaattagattttgattACTGATTATAAGTAGGTCCGATTTTTTAGACGCAAGATTTCTGATGACTTAATACCAATATGGTATGGTGAAAGGAAAGAAGGGTAGTGCCCTAAAAAGCTACGTAAAACTGAATCTAAAATATTCCCATTTTAGACGCAACTGGGACGGGCTAGGTTTATCAGCCGACATCAATGAATATGTGGACAACACCATTCATATGCTCGTACCCTTCATGCAGGAAAATGGTCTGGATCCTATGGAATTGCCTGAAATAACTGAAGGATTTTCTGTggtaagtaaaatttttcttatatttttaaaataatattatatactagctgtgccccgaGGCTTCATTTCcgaaattaacaataatttcggggtaaaagtaccctatgtgttactacagtttatattctacccgtgtatcaaatttcacaacaatccgCCCAATAGATTTCGCgttaaagagtaacaaactttcCCGTTTATTGTAGTAGGATTATTAGACTCTTGTGCTAACTGGTCACTCTCATGGATTTATCCCACCTTAGTATTAAAACTTGACAAAACTTCCAGAGGCCTATCCTGATCACATACAGCGCCTACCTGACGATCCACGATGGCTACATGACCGGTCTAACCAACGTCGCCCGCTCCGGAGACCAGACTGTCAACTACTTCGCCAAGATGCTGCGCGTTAGAGTACGGCTGCAGTTTACCAACTTAGAGGTGAAGACAGAAAACAGATTAATTTTCAGCCTTTATTCATGCAAGTCGCTGAATATAAGGATAGGTCTTGCTATCTTCCGATCATCCTGTGCAATTAAGTCTCATTTATGTCATCAattatatgtaggtagttatatttcttattactTTTCTAATTTGCCTATACGAAAAGTAGAatccttatttaaatttttgcttTTAGTGTTGGTAACAAAGGAAAGTCCttcatataacataataacaaGTAGATACAGGGAAGTAACATAAGACGAAGTATTATAATGTGGTCTTAGTAAGTAATAACACtacttaagtacttaaaaataatctcaTGCCAGTGTATGAAAGTAActattaatttagtaaattttaatttctttattttctagttCGTCTTCAGATACTTAGTACGAGTAATGAACTCAATCTTAATGAGATACACGGGAGGCATCATTGGCTCTCTGAACAGATTCGTAGTCACCGTAGATCTCCTTATCGACTTCAATAACGACGAGGTCCATCTTCAAGAGTTCTCTCTTACTGACATTGGGTAAGTCATACATGGAAACCAAGTTATATAATTAGCATgccttatatttttttgttttctagcAAATCTAAGAATTAAGTCCAAGTTTACAGTAAAACTGGTTTATCTATTACAGTCGTCTGCGCGTGCGCTTGACTGACAACATCTTGACCGACTGGTTGATCAACCCGGTGATCACTGTGTTCACTCTCATCTTCGACACCATGATCATGAGGATCGTGGCCGACAACATCCGCTCAGCCATCCAGGACGGCATCGACGTCGTCAACAGCGGCGTCAAGACCATCATAGAACAACTTGAATCTATAAACTGATATAtcatctttttcttcttcttgaccctTTCTCATTTATGTTAACTCCTTCTACTTGATTCTGTCACTtgctacttatttcaaattttttagttaaaacGCCACTTGAAATTCTAAAGGAAGATCTACAACAGCGCGTTATGTGAGCTATGATAATGTGTTAAGACTTCATGATTATAAAGTTAGGCATACGCATACaacatgattattttatttacaagtacaGCCTGCAACTGCCGTAAGTATTCtcttaggtatttataatatcagacACAGAAGATAGAATGtacaaattgatataataaataatcttaataatCTAGTACCTATATCTGCCGATAGGAGGACAAGCAGGTAGCTAATTTGGTACTCTGAAGATGAATGATAAGTGTAATGTGTTCACCTGGCTACTTTAGATTGTCTGATATTTGATAACGAATAACGAACTTTGTATGACCATTTCAGCgatagtttgttttttttaaatccaccTTATAGATTTATGAGAGGTTTCCTAACGTGCGTGCGCTTTATATTTGTAACTATACACTAACGGGTGAATGAATTTTTCACGggaatattctttttttcagGTGTGgatagtattttaatatgtatgccaaattttaagaagattggcaGAATGAATACTTCTTGAAGTGGAAACGAACTTACTTGTATTCAGGTATAATAGTTtacctatattaattttagtttattatgtataaacgTACTTATTCAGTAGTTAAGGTAAATCGTTCCAATTTTTCCGGTGGTTGACTGGTTAAAAATTCTTTCCCTTACCAATTTGGTAAacaaatccttacatattataaaataaaatcatctgccgcgtctgtctgtttgcaataaattctttgcgattttcatgcgattttcaccaataaacaGTGTGATTCTTGAAGATGGTTTTACCTGAACGGAGCCGTTGACGGGCACGACGggttttgtataaataaataattataaggtGCTTACAGtcgatattaataaaattcagtaacaagttagaaaaaatatatttgtttgaggATGTACCTCGTATGgcattcacaatatttttcataaaaactaagTTCCgtcttaatataatacaaaatagaatagaataaataacacaGTATGGTTTAAACTTAGCGATAAAGACCAATCGCGCGTAGGTGTAGTATATAGCTATATCGACgctatatgtataagtagtTACTTAAATGCTAAATGCTTTACTTAGGACATACTTAACACTAAGTTACCTAAATTCTTAATAAGTAAACCGGAATACTGAACCATTTAGTAGTTAACATGTGCCATCTTATATTGCAAGAAAtgtatcgattttttttaactttcaatTCAGCTAGgtataatgaaaattcataaatatttctttatacgAGAgacttaaaacttaaataaaattagccagttacttaaattaaaacaaaattgataagatatatttagatataagAAATAGATACAAATGTAAGAgctttaatagtttttaacaataatggaattttaaaatcagccaattaagtaaattaaatatttgaaatcgcAAATCAacttacttaggtacctagtaGGTAATGCAATgtatagttaaataattatactgttagttttattgacattgacattctTACGTTGCTCGTAATCACATGTGATTGTCACGAAGTTCACTTTTCCAGATTCAGCTTTGTTTCAAAttgaatgtttaattaaatacataggtTATGATACATACGACTGTGTCATATTTCTCACGCTGTGCTGGTaaaccaaataaattttaaacttgcGGTTTCATGCCACATATTCGGCCGGTTtagttaacaaaaataactattcaaaATCAACTTATAAGTAGCCTTCAGTTTATAGGCATTTATAATGATTTCGTTGCTACATTGCCTATAAAACGTACGTATATTTGTGCATATAGACGAGGCAATATTTCAAATGGGTATGCTGTAAAAAGATTTGCGTTTTGATTTctcctaaaataaataaataatacctagCTTAGAATATTCGAGCACTTAATGAAAACAACACTTAAACGTACTGCTACTTTAGAAACTTAATTATTCTAGGACACCGCCGTTGCTAAGGAATGTATTCTTGGCGATGTCGTGAAGCTGCGCGGACATTTTATCACTGGTTTCTTTCACCATCTTGGCGAAATATCCGTCTGGGTTGGCGAGCAGCTTGTAGGGATGGTCGAACTCCACGAGTCGGCCAGCGTCCATTACCATCACGCGGTCCGAGTCCATAATGGTGTTAAGTCGATGAGCTACGGTCAGCACCGTGCAGTCCGCGAAGCGCTTCCTTATTGTTCTTTGGATAAATTCGTCGGTTCTGAAAAATAGGTTTTAGGTTTAGTTAGATTTATAGGTAGAGTAAAATGACTAAACACTTTTGTGAACAGTATCTATATATCTGTAATTGTTAAacttattgattaaattaagttattataaacatgCTACCACGTGGGTTGTGGGATAATATAACGTACTTAGGGTCGACATTTGCTGTGGCTTCGTCGAGCACGAGGATCTTGTTTCCCCTGAGGATGGCGCGCGCCAGGCACACCAACTGCCGCTGACCCAGCGAGAAGTTGGACCCGCCTTCCGACACCTTGAAGTCCAGCGCCGGAACCGCGGCTTTTAGGTCAACCTGGCCaacaatgaaattttaaggttctgtcatagaatatatttctctcataaaatatatttggattattggataatttgaattttcaggTAGGTatgttaaatatgtaaaatgtgtATACCTAAATGTCTATAACTTATGAGCACTACTTACAGCTTCAATAGCATTCCATAGTTGCGTGTCGTCGTAATTATTGAAGGGGTCTAAATTGTAACGCACAGTTGCGGAAAACAGCACCGGCTCTTGAGGAATAATAGATATCTTGGAGCGCAGTTCCTGAAGCGACAAGTAGCCCGTGTCCACGTCGTCAATGAGGACCTCTCCCTCCACGATGGCGAGCCGGAACAGTGACGAGATGAGAGACGACTTGCCGGCACCAGTGCGTCCTACAATACCGACCTGAAAAAGAACATCGCTAGTAAATACCTAATTGCATATTAAATTTCAGATAAAGTTGAAAGTAGACTTTTTTAATGGTAAATGTCTTTATTCTTGATTTCTTGTAGTGgtcaatttcataataaaatagcaaAGATACTGATATTTTGGCCAATTAAACAATATGTAGTATTAGTTTATCAAGGTATAAAgtcttatattatataattattgttcatGGTACTCCTCAGAATCACAGATGTGATGTTTTCTGTTATGCAATAAGTTTTCTGctgaagatataaaaataagaagataTTCACCTTCCAACCACTTTCAATGACCAAATTGAGGTTCTTCAGCACTGGTAAGTCCTCGGGCGTGTACTTCATGTAGCAGTTCCGGAATTGAATACGACCTTGGAACGGCCAGCCCTGTGGGGTGTCTCGTGCTGTAAAGTTGACATGTGTGAGAACCACACAAAACATAGTTACGACTTACTGCTAAAacttaaatagttttattatccaATCTGCCAGAATACATCGTATTGTAGATATTGTTGTTAAAAGGCATTGTCTTTTGTTGTTACATAAAGCTGTTTACGTTAACATCTTTTTAATagtcacataaaaaaataagacattTGAAACAATCCGAGCGTACCTCCTTTCTCCCACTTGGGCTCCCGCTCAATGTGCGTGTACTGCAGTATCCTCTCGACACTTGTCATCTGCGAGATCACCTCTGCCGTCTGCCGTACGCCGAATTGCAGCATGCCCGTCAGGATCAGCGTCTGAGATATCGCCAGGCCCACATTCCCGGAGAATATCGTTTctgcaaaaagaaaaatttacttatagcTAAAATCTATTAGTGAATTCCAAAGCGTAGGTAAACTTATCCGCAGTGTTTTCTTCAATGACGTCAATTCAACTGCTTTAGTTGTTATTTTGTTCCCCTCAGTTACTTTTTGTACAGAGAGTGAATAAAGTGGAAAGGTTGGTGATGCTATTGACCAAAATTTCGTTTGGTTggtttgctatgaaatttggagATGGTAGTAAAAGGGAGAAAagcatgaaatatatttaaactaagtaCTTTGCTCGCAATAGTACAGTCAGTTTAATAAATAGGGTATATCCAAATGCACAGGAGGTTCTGTATTATCAATTGTCATTGGTCAAATACTCCTCGGACTAGCTGCAATTCGGGTGAGGGcgtaaattacacattttctGTTTAGTGATAGAGTTGATGGCGTTGTGTTACCTAATAAGCTCTAAGTTTGTCATATTAGATAATCTTGACAGTACGGCCTTGTTTCTAATTGCGGCTAGAAGCACTAAATTAGGTTTAAGACTATTATAGGTTGTAGTTTGGTGCCAAATGGGTGACCTTTATGGATGCTGCATGGATGGATTTTATCAGATGCACACATTGCCACATTTTCAGTTAAAAACGAATgatgtaggtaataaaatattattaggcataattttatctaattaagattttataaaacactATATAAATGAATGCGGTCACCGCAGTTAAATTAATGATGGATgtctattatattaaatactagcaGCGCCCTGGGGTTTCGCTCCCATGgaaatttctggataaaaagtttcctatgtgttattccaggtgaTAGGTACCCGTgtaccatttttttacaacaatccgtccagtagattttgcgtgaaagaaaaacaaacacacatacaccctcacgcatttataatattagtaagataggATGAAAAATAGTAGAGCATTCTGTTATCGCCCTGTCAAACActctattttttcaaatatttaatttactaaagtGTTTTTAACTAGGTATAACGAAACTTGGCTCTTTAAAACTTAATAGTTTACGAACGGTTTCCTAAATCCAAAAACTGTCTtcccactaatatttttaaaagaccTACCCAACAACTACTCCACACTATAggatatatgaaaaaaaaaacattcccACTTGACCACTTTATCGGCGTGTTTAATGCGATTAACCATACCAAATTACATCGTTTTAGTACTAATAGTACATTAACGGACGGACAGATGGATATGGCGAAACTATAAGGGTTCCTTGTCTGTAGAActatggaaccctaaaaactcACTGCTGTCTATGACAAGGAAGGCGATGATGACAATAGCGAGGTAAAGCACGCAGATGAAGTCCAACCAGAAGCCCAGTGTCACGCCGCTTGCTAGGTAGCTGCTCCACGTAGATGTGTGAATGTCCTgggaaaatatcatttttgtttcaatttgaaAGATTGCTTGTTATAAACGAtagttcaaaaattattttttagagtAGGTACGACGAACGATGGACAAAGGGCAAGGATAATGCCATGTCTGATTTACATTCGATGACGTTGAATTTCTATAATTAAAGCaaacatatttacttatttggtATGGGTACCTGGAATCTGTCGAATTCCTGAATCAGCCTGGTCTGCGCGCCTGCCGAGCGAATGGTGCTGATGCCGTTGAGCGTGGCCGACATGTGGGAGAAGACCGGACTTCGAGCTGAAAGTTCATGTCCATTATTTTTGCAAAGCAACAATTTAGATTCCCAAAGGCCTAAGTAAAATGATCACATTTTCCTCGTTGTTGATCTTCAGTAAAATTAACGAAATCAACGAATAAGAAAGCGGCCAAGATCGGCGTgataaagatttaaagtttatgaaattaaatgtttttgtatattttatatttgcgtTGATTGAATGAAAGGTTGATGAACCAATTTTCGGTGGAAGTTTACATAGTAATgtacatcatatatttttttgagttttatcattctcttattttagaagttacaGGGGGGAGGGACACATTTTACCACATTCAGTAAAAATtgtttctaatataattttagaaaaaaataattaaaaaaaaccatgTTAGAAacctaatttacatttttgaagaCCATTGATACCCCACACGTATCggtttgataaatatttttttttgtttcagttcTAAGTATCGGGAACCCccaaatttaatgttttttccttcaatttttgtgtaaaatcttaatgcggtTCACAGAATACATCTATCTACTTACCAAGTTTCAACAGTATAGTTTAGAAAAGctgtgacatacggacggacagacTGATATGACGAAtttataagggttccgtttttgtCATTTGGCTACGGATATGTTGGTACTTCGGTATAAATAgtcctatattattatatactttagtATATAATGTTCGAGTTTTGTTGAGTCAACTAACTAATTAACATACATCAAATACCGCATTTTTTCAGTCACATGTTTCATCCCTTTGTTGTTAACAAAGTTATACTTGTGTTCCCAGAAGGATTGGAGATTAAGTACCCACAATGTAAATGTCAGAAGTCGAGGTGAATGAATCCGGAACATTCGTTTTTATGATCGCAACCTTGGTGAGGCCTGTCACCTACTACATGTAGTTATGTTCAATATCGTATGAAGGCATAAATTGGACTTTTGGACAGCAGTCGCTGTAATAAATGACAATGATCGTGATAATCATGCGCTGTTATGGCATCGTTTGCGATAATGTGTTGCTTTGTTAAACAGTTTTATGTgatattaaatagataattttaacacGTTTATACTTTGTACGCCTGGTATACttacgtacctacttatataggGTTAcaggtatcaaacgcaaaacctcctaaattCTACTTGGATAAATTAAAAcgagcaacttttattctatgacttttcgtgattcgtagttttttttcttatacaaaaacacaatctaatttgcgattctacacatcttaactctttGTAAGAGtcgagcaacacgagacagtactgtagcgttatgtagcggaatcgaacttATAGGTTAAGGAATTTTTGTAtatacgtttagacaaaagtaaacaataattccaagtatgtactttaaaataaatatttttcgatatttttttgcattatcGTGTATTtactacctacatataaaagccaatttaaaaacatgtaatatagttattattcaAATGGATACACAGATGGGGGATATAATATGACGCAACAGTCGTTTATcgatatgaatttaatttcgaTTGATACGTAGATGTGATTGACCGTACCAATGTAGATTGAATACTTACTTGTGCCTTCCAATCGCTTTATAGATTGAGCAGACTTGAGGTATATTTGAAGGATGGTGTAAAACAGGAGCAGGATGATGGTGGTAGGAAGCAAAGTCCAGACCAGAGCTGCAGCGTTCAGTGCGAGGATGCTGAACATCACCAGGTAGATCTGGATGCATTCCAGTAGGAACCGGGGAAGTAGTTCGTCTAATGCGCCAATGTCCTTCGAGAATCTGTTTAGGATCCTTCCTGTAAATAGTACACATGAAATAAGTTATCAGGATAACTGAAATTGGAAGAAACATTGCGAATTTGAACAATATTGGCAACACTGCTGCAAATGAATTGCAATATTCTTTACAGGTATTTATTACCAGTTTTTATGAGttaaagattaattttaattgttttttcaccttgtagataaataaattacgggatatatacaaagtaaaatgtaataaaattattttttttacaatcaacGCAATTTTCTCATTACAAAACCTTTGGAACCACAAAAAGCTCAATGTCACCTGATGAGTTGTTGTCGAAGAACCGCATGACACCTCGCAGCATGGCGTGGAACATATCGTTGTGGAGATTGCGGGAAGCTGTCATGCAGACCTTGAAGAAAATGAAGGCGCGCGCCGTTATGAAGAAGATGCAGCAGATAATTAGCGCCGTGTAGACATACAGGTACTGGGCTGTGTCCAGCGGCCCGATGAACGCGTGGATGTCGAGGTCTGTAAGTGGAAATACTTATAGATGTTTCAGTacgtcttattttttttttcatttctggCTATACTTATCAAGGTCGAAATCTAAACGTCGCCGCCAACCTCTTACTTTCAATGACTTTttcaaagtaattattttgaagaagCTATGAAGATTTTAAAACACACAAATAGTCGCAATTGTTCTCCTTCAAAACTGTTTTGAGAAGATATTTACCAGGGCCGAGATCAATGCCAGAGAAATAGCTGGACAAGTTGAATGTGCTGTTCCGCGGGCTCGGGAGTCTGTCGTATTCTTTGACTGTGGTGTTATTTTCTCTCTCCTTTAATCTGGTGACTTCGTTTGTCCTGTTAATTAAAgtattgaaatatgaaaatctaAAATGACGAGATTTTAACT
It includes:
- the LOC128670107 gene encoding uncharacterized protein LOC128670107, whose product is MNNKKLTAAILSVLVAAAQANVAVKPPPAAPALDGRNWDGLGLSADINEYVDNTIHMLVPFMQENGLDPMELPEITEGFSVRPILITYSAYLTIHDGYMTGLTNVARSGDQTVNYFAKMLRVRVRLQFTNLEFVFRYLVRVMNSILMRYTGGIIGSLNRFVVTVDLLIDFNNDEVHLQEFSLTDIGRLRVRLTDNILTDWLINPVITVFTLIFDTMIMRIVADNIRSAIQDGIDVVNSGVKTIIEQLESIN